The following DNA comes from Quercus robur chromosome 1, dhQueRobu3.1, whole genome shotgun sequence.
AATCATAATCAGTTAGGCAAAATGAAAACTAAACTCACACATATATCCAAATACAACAAAGGTTTACACGAAGGATCAAGAAACCTACTTTTATAGTGTCATggaaaacacataaaaaaaaaggcacaaacATTGAACACAAACAGATCAGAGAAAACCACAGATTGATGAAATGCCTCATGAAAAACAATATAATCACACCAATAGATTAGAGAGCATGAGAAGTTATTTGACTCTTACCGGTGAATGCGAAGACCCACAGCGGCGGCAACGGTGTCCACAGCGGCGGCAACGGTGTCCACAGCGGCGGTAACGGTGTCCACAGCGGAGAGGAGGTTCACTTGAGTGAAGGAAGAACAGAGGGGAGTGGTTCAGAGAGGAATGCGTAATGGGTTTCTGAGTTCCTTTCCTTCTCTGTTTTGATGGTTTTGTGGTTTGTGGGTAGGTGCAAAGCATTGAAGACGATTCGGACGGAGCAACAACCAGCATTGAAGGCATTGAACCAAGGTAGttgaaagagagaagaaaagaaagctttCAGGTTTGTGAAAATAGCCGTTGAGAGGTAGCGTACCGTTTTGATGGGCATCAAAACAGCTGTGGTTTTGTTCACACAGTACGCTCACAAAATAATGAACAGGACGCGTAAGAATGAACATGACGCGCAAGACCGATTTTTTAATGAAACGGCGCGTATCTGTGATGAGAATGAAGAGAGCGTGGTTCATGAACAGTACATTTGGCTCTTGGATTAATGAAACGGTGCGTTGCGAATCAAAATATTGCGTTTCCCAACTTTCAGCTTTGCGCGTTTCTCCTCAGCTTGCGTTTCCCGTTTCCACGTTTTGTAGTGTGGGTCCCAGCAATTTATATCAAATGTAGACGCAAACGTGGTTAAATGTGGATCCAAACATACAAACCCCCgtcaaatgtttaaaaaaaaaaaaaaattagtattcaTCCAAAGCTTGAGGAGAAGTGggcaaaataaaacaaacatacCTTTAGTATCGTTGAAAATGAAACTCTATTATTTAAACGTGTGCAAAAACGGACCAataggaataataataatattagtagTATTGTTGAAAATGAAACTCTATAATTTGAACGTGTGTTTTGCACGTGCCGCTCAaaccagtagaaaagaaaaaggtaaagcTTGGTTTGGGCGATTTCTgtatatctctctctttctctttctctttctcttggtcctcaaaaatcaaaatcaaggcAGTGAGTGAGTCATTTCTCTAACCCTAAAAAGGTCAGGCATGGGCGAGCCATCATCTTCAAaacctctctctcctctccgaATCCCAGAGTCACCTCTCTCAACTTCAGATGTGTTAAGTCGTGAAGAGCTTCTTCGAAGACGATCGGAACGGTTGAGGCAGGTGACGAAGTTGTACAAAGCGTTTTACTGGGCGTTAATGGAGGAACTGAGAGCGAAGTACAAAGATTATTACTGGAGGTACGGGAAGAGTCCGTACTACAATGGggaagaagaggaggaagaagaagaggaagaagaagaacaagagaGGAACAGGAATGGGAATGGGAATGGGAATGAAGAGGATGTCGAAGAGATGAGATGTGAAGTGACAGGGTGTAAGGCAAAGGCGATGGCGTTGACGAGGTATTGTCATGCGCACATTCTTTCGGATACTAAGCAGAATCTCTATAAGCCATGTTCCTATTGCATCAAGAGGTGaccttttctcctttctttttactacttcattttcatttattcTATTTTTCCTACAAAGATGGGAAGTGCATTAAATCATATGAGATCTATTTCCTTTGTGTAAAtgtgctaaaaaaaaagagcaggTATTCTTCCTTTTATTTGGTTGTTGAGTAGAAAGGAGTGGAGAGGGTAAGATATTATACAAATTGACAATAGAGTGGGATAAGTAAGTCATAAAGCTTTGTCTAGACcttattgaaattttaataataaaaaggaaaatttagaaaacaaggTATTTAAATTCCTCTAATTTGGGTAAATTGAAAAGATGGGACTCCAGGGGATGAGCTTCTCTCCAAATTCTCTCATTTCTATTTACCCTCACCTTAAAAAGATATCGACTTCTCTCAAATCCTTCCCTCAccttaaaaaaatccaaatagaaTGGACTATAGCCCACCATTTATCTTCTTGTTTGTACATAGCAAGGATGGCACTTGCTTAGTAATTATAGAGCTCAATCTATTGATTCCTTGAGGTAAGAATTCATTCCAAACACTCCTAATCTCTAGAAATATGTTGGGCTTTTAGAATTTGGGGATTTCAAATATTTAATCCTTTTAGGTCAAGTGAATGTTTAAACTTCTATGTTTTGATGGATTTTGGGATGTTTGGGTAGGCTATTGATTTTGGGGCTTTAATGAACTcatttatctaaaaaaagaagaagcaccAATGAACTCATTTGACGTTGATGTTGTGGTTTAGAATCCTTTGGGTACTTGTGGaacttaccaatcaaaaaaattagaaacaagGGTCTTGACCACTTGCTCCCAAATTAGATTTGGGAATGGCCCACTAGGGCCCATTCGTTCTAACTAGCACATGCATgttgtttgggttttgtaagGAATCCTAATTTCCTAgacttttcttcctttttctttcttctccttttcaCAAACTATACCTGGTCTCCACGATGTGGTGTGTAGAATCCAAATATGAAGTAATTACTACAAAAATCACATTAAATTACAATTTGGATTGATTTGCTTACTAAAATCCCTTGAAAATGAGTTTATTTGGTGCTCTAAAAGCATTAATTTAATCTTAAGATCCCAATATTTATCATATAATAGAAGCATAAAcatttaataaattcaaaatgagATGTGTTGCTGATGCTATATCACTAAATGGAGCAGTGAGGTTAGATGAATTTTTGGTCCAAGTTAAATTAGAGTGCCAATGTTGTGTAGATTTTGTCCTAGCCTTTGTCTAGTTGTATATGGCACTTATTGTGATCATTCAAGCTACAGACCATGGATCGCAATGGCAAGATATTGTAAATTAGGAAGCCAAGGATCTTTAAGCTAAATGACTTGTCCTTCCCTTATAAGAGTTATAAGAGTTCTTATAAGAGTTACGTGGGATGGAGGGTGATGTGAGCCAAAGACCCACCTGGTTTaactctgaaaaaaaaaaatgtaaattagtAAATCTAGTTTAGCTGCACTAGATGGTTACCACCTATTATCAAATTGACTGTCCAGGATGATGGCAGTGATTAAACCACTCTGacctttaattattattattatttttttaaaatctgaCAATACTGCAACTGTTTGATTTCTGTTGAATTTTACCTCTGATTTCCTTGACTATGCTTGATATTCTAAGTTTATATACTGAATGTGAAGATAGGATATGTTTTACtaatagtttatttatttatattacaaACAAGCTCAGTGTTGGTAAAAGCGCACTTAAGCTCAAAGCGTGAAGCCCCAAGGCTCCATTGCTTTTTGCCTGAAAAGCTAGGCTCATTCAAAGAAGTgcgctttttcaaaaagctcaaAGCACGCTTTttggcacttttttttttttttttttaaatattaaaaaaaaaaaccaaaattgaattaaaactATAGGACCTTGACCTTATTGATATAAACCACTGATTTGACATATTTTTTGTGTAacttactaattaaaaaaaaaaaaaatttgagtgtaACTTGTCTTGAAACCCACAACCTCGtagtcttctctatttttatttttattttttcttgattttttctccTTGAAATAGTAACCCACTTAGCTTTttcttattctattttttcccttttggatATCTGCTTGGTGCTTACCATATTGCTATGTCCTCATATTCTTAGCTcattaatgaaattaaaagtatgatataatatatttgtagtAATTGTTTAGTTACTTTAATGATTGATGTTGAACATAGCAGACTAATTCTTATAGACTTATAGGGTGAGTTTGGCATCAGCTTTAAGTTTTTATGTTCAGCTTtttaaaaactcattttttcttgccttttctcattttttcaaattttttcaaggtacaagtatactttagcacgcttttagcaaaaagataaataagttgttcccaaacagacccatagtcattgattaaattattaactaatattaCTAATTAGTCATAGGGCATTATGGATATTGGAGCTTAGCTTCTAGAATAGATcggtttcttttctcttctcttttggcTGATCATTTCACTTTGTTCTCCCAAAAAAGGTTATCTAGAGTTTTATCGGACCACTTCCCAATTATGTTGGAGGGTGGGAGTCATAGGAGAGGGCGaattcctttttgttttgaaaatatgtggttgCGGGCTGAGAGGTTTGTAGACAAGTGAAGGCCTGGTGGGCATCCTATTTATATCAAGGAACTCCTAGTTATATGTTGGCCAAGAAGTTGGTAGCTTTGaaattggatttaaaaaaatggaatgaaGCGGAGTTTGGCAATGCCACTTTTAAGAAGCAACAGACTTGGAGTAAATTGAATGCTCTAGATGCTAAAGGGGAGACTCACCTGTTTACAACCGATGAACAATTGGAACAGGTTGATCTTTGTACAAAAATTGAGAAGTTCACTTTATTAGAAGAGATTAGTTGGAAACAAAAGTCTCGGGTATCGTACCTGAGGGAGGGTGATTCCAATACAAGATTTTTTTCTCAGGATGGCCAATTCTAACAGAAGAAATAACAGTATTGAGAGTCTTATGCTTGATGGAAGTTTGTCTTCTGATCAAGATATGATTACGGATtgtatttctcaatttttcatcGATTTATACATGGAGCAACAAGTTGATCAACCATTTTCAGATGTGTAGGATTTTCCAATGATATCTGGACATAAAGCTGATTAATTAGAGGGACCTTTTGAGGAGGCAGAGATATATGGTTTCCTTTAGGATTGCAATGGTGATAAATCGCCTAGGCTAGATGGCTTTGCCATTGCATTTTTCCAAGCTTGTTGGGAGATTCTCAATCTAGATCTTATGGCTGTGTTTCATCATTTTTATGCTAAGGGTCAGTTTGAGAAAAGCTTGAATGCAGCCTCATTActctcatcccaaaaaaaatgcATCAATTGATGTCAGGGACTTTCACTCGATTGGtcttgttggggggggggggggggtttataAAATTATAGCTAAAGTCTTGGCTACTCGTCTACATACATACTTGCCAAGAAGTTGATTGCTCTAAAAACGGATCTAAAGAAGTGGAATGAAACAGATTTTGGCAATGTCACAGCCAAAAAACAGCAACTATGGAGTAAATTGAATGCTTTAGATGTTAAAGAGGAGAATCAACCTCTAACAGATgaggaaaaattggaaaaagcAACATTTCGCTCTTAACTTGAGAAGACCACTTTGTTAGAGGAGATTAGCTGGAGACAAAAGTCTAGAGTGTTGTACTTAAAAGAGGGGGACTCCAATATGAGGTTTTTTCATAGGATGGCCAActctaatagaagaaataacTGTATTGAAAATCTTATAATTGATGGGGCTTTGACTTCCAACCAGGATATGATTGCCGACTATATTAAACAATTCTATATGAATTTATACTAAGTAGCAAGATCATCGGCCTTTCTTGG
Coding sequences within:
- the LOC126691658 gene encoding uncharacterized protein LOC126691658, which translates into the protein MGEPSSSKPLSPLRIPESPLSTSDVLSREELLRRRSERLRQVTKLYKAFYWALMEELRAKYKDYYWRYGKSPYYNGEEEEEEEEEEEEQERNRNGNGNGNEEDVEEMRCEVTGCKAKAMALTRYCHAHILSDTKQNLYKPCSYCIKSTQTGPILCCKPVLRSTVPLLCPTHMQVAEKHLIRALKRAGLNISSTKRLAPKFHVVVAEYVRQIQTKRRAARKATVAKDRIDEEMR